In Ornithorhynchus anatinus isolate Pmale09 chromosome 17, mOrnAna1.pri.v4, whole genome shotgun sequence, the following proteins share a genomic window:
- the ABHD15 gene encoding protein ABHD15, with translation MPGWGPVLAALAALVTLAVVLLLARRRRRWPEQEAHGATVPEEPLPGGCRLICKPSALAQCLLRTLRRSAAPGPRPGWWRAWPHLQTLCHFVLPPGPGPELAREILQLADDGLVALDWVVGPWARGRRTPASTSSPASPSASSSASPAVLLIIPNAWGLLTRNVLRLCRLALERGYYPVIFHRRGHHGCPLASPRLQPFGDPSDLKEAVTYIRFRHPAAPLFAVSEGSGSGLLLAYLGECGSSSYVTGAACISPVLRCREWFEAGLPWAYERGFLLLQKAKLSRYATALAETVDMAKLLCSRSLREFEERLFCQTKHLPMSWDAYWDVNDPLRDVDEAAVPVLCICSADDPVRGPPAGTLPTELFLSNPYFFLLLSRHGGHCGFLREACAPAWSHEATLDYFRAVSDFFRAEERLKGMAQRRASFLGGRRRRGTLLRREASSPSGLQEIFNWQRSYTR, from the exons ATGCCGGGCTGGGGTCCCGTCCTGGCTGCGCTGGCTGCTCTGGTCACCCTGGCCGTCGTCCTCCTGCTGGCCCGGAGGAGGCGGAGGTGGCCGGAGCAGGAGGCCCACGGGGCGACCGTGCCCGAGGAGCCCTTGCCCGGGGGCTGCCGCCTCATCTGCAAGCCGTCGGCGCTGGCGCAGTGCCTGCTGCGGACCCTCCGCCGCtcggccgccccggggccccggccgggctgGTGGCGAGCCTGGCCACACCTGCAGACGCTCTGCCACTTCgtgctgccccccggccccgggcccgagctGGCCCGGGAGATCCTGCAGCTGGCCGACGACGGGCTGGTGGCCCTGGACTGGGTGGTGGGGCCgtgggcccggggccgccggacCCCCGCGTCCACTTCGTCGCCCGCCTCGCCGTCCGCCTCGTCGTCCGCCTCCCCGGCGGTGCTGCTCATCATCCCCAACGCGTGGGGCCTCCTGACCCGCAACGTGCTGCGCCTCTGCCGCCTGGCCCTGGAGCGGGGCTACTACCCGGTCATCTTCCACCGGCGCGGCCACCACGGCTGCCCCCTGGCCAGCCCGCGCCTGCAACCCTTCGGGGACCCGTCGGACCTGAAGGAGGCGGTCACCTACATCCGCTTCCGACACCCGGCCGCGCCACTCTTCGCCGTGAGCGagggctcgggctcgggcctgCTGCTCGCCTACCTGGGCGAGTGCGGCTCGTCCAGCTATGTGACAGGCGCCGCCTGCATCTCGCCGGTGCTGCGCTGCCGGGAGTGGTTCGAGGCCGGCCTGCCCTGGGCCTACGAGCGCGGCTTCCTGCTACTCCAGAAGGCCAAGCTCAGCAG GTACGCCACGGCCCTGGCGGAAACCGTGGACATGGCCAAGCTGCTGTGCAGCCGCTCGCTGCGGGAGTTTGAGGAGCGGCTCTTCTGCCAGACCAAGCACCTTCCCATGAGCTGGGACGCCTACTGGGACGTCAATGACCCCCTGCGGGATGTGGACGAAGCCGCCGTGCCCGTGCTGTGCATCTGCAGTGCCGACGACCCTGTGCGGGGGCCCCCGGCGGGCACCCTGCCCACCGAGCTCTTTCTGAGCAACCCCTACTTCTTCCTGCTGCTCAGCCGCCACGGGGGCCACTGTGGCTTCCTGCGCGAGGCCTGCGCCCCGGCCTGgagccacgaggccacactggaCTACTTCCGGGCCGTGAGCGACTTCTTCCGTGCCGAAGAGAGGCTGAAGGGGATGGCCCAGCGCCGGGCCTCTTTCTTGGGGGGCCGGCGGCGCCGGGGCACCCTGCTGCGGCGGGAGGCCTCCTCGCCCTCGGGCCTCCAGGAGATCTTTAACTGGCAGCGCTCGTACACAAGATGA